One region of Vibrio cidicii genomic DNA includes:
- a CDS encoding glycoside hydrolase family 18 protein → MKKTLISVALLTCFSAASFAGDKVVAGYFADWQYANPSNPYTVQDIPAEKLTHVIYAFLSMCGPHTGASDTVQKLVAKQCQGKAPFSAIVVDTEAALEKDFGKVSVKVPYKGHFAQLAQLKQQHPQLKILPSFGGWTMSEPFHAMVKDPKAMAQFSKTAVELIHQYDFFDGIDLDWEYPGGGGLTTSPWDPATKLSDEQKAVEREAFTYLVKTMRADLDALEKQTKREYELSTAVGVGAKAAQIDWKSASPYLTNMFAMTYDFLGGWGQQTGHITNLHATERSWWGMGADVFINQMIEQGIPSEKLVIGAAFYGRGWQGTKNYDGQAPKADLLSEQGAQFGTGENGYFMFWDLVKNYGEKQGYQYNYDEQSQAPYLWNPEKKVFISFEDQRSIKAKAQWAKQANLAGIFTWELSGDPSGKLVDAMYTEMQQK, encoded by the coding sequence ATGAAAAAAACGCTTATCTCTGTTGCACTCTTAACCTGTTTTAGCGCTGCATCGTTCGCAGGCGACAAAGTGGTTGCGGGTTACTTTGCCGATTGGCAATACGCCAATCCATCGAACCCCTACACAGTGCAAGATATCCCCGCTGAAAAGCTGACGCACGTTATTTATGCCTTTTTAAGCATGTGTGGACCGCATACTGGGGCCTCTGATACCGTGCAAAAGCTGGTTGCAAAGCAGTGTCAAGGCAAAGCGCCTTTCAGTGCCATTGTGGTGGATACGGAAGCTGCGCTAGAAAAAGATTTTGGCAAAGTGTCAGTGAAAGTGCCTTATAAGGGCCATTTTGCGCAGCTCGCTCAATTGAAGCAGCAACATCCACAACTCAAAATTTTGCCTTCTTTTGGTGGATGGACCATGTCTGAGCCGTTCCATGCGATGGTCAAAGATCCTAAAGCGATGGCGCAATTCTCCAAAACTGCCGTTGAACTGATTCATCAATATGATTTCTTTGATGGGATTGATCTTGACTGGGAATATCCCGGCGGCGGCGGTTTAACCACCTCTCCGTGGGACCCTGCAACCAAGTTGTCTGACGAGCAAAAAGCGGTAGAGCGTGAAGCCTTCACTTATTTGGTCAAAACCATGCGTGCAGACCTAGATGCATTGGAAAAACAGACAAAGCGTGAGTATGAGTTATCAACCGCAGTGGGTGTCGGCGCAAAAGCCGCGCAAATCGACTGGAAATCAGCCTCACCCTACCTGACCAACATGTTTGCCATGACCTACGATTTCCTCGGTGGTTGGGGTCAGCAGACCGGACATATCACCAACTTGCATGCCACAGAGCGCAGTTGGTGGGGGATGGGGGCTGACGTCTTTATCAATCAAATGATAGAGCAGGGGATCCCGAGTGAGAAACTGGTGATTGGCGCTGCGTTTTATGGCCGTGGCTGGCAGGGCACTAAGAATTACGACGGCCAAGCGCCAAAAGCAGACTTACTTTCTGAACAAGGGGCGCAGTTCGGTACTGGAGAAAATGGTTACTTTATGTTCTGGGATCTGGTGAAAAACTACGGTGAAAAACAAGGTTATCAATATAACTACGATGAGCAATCTCAAGCGCCGTATCTGTGGAATCCTGAGAAAAAAGTGTTTATCTCTTTTGAGGACCAACGCTCCATCAAAGCGAAAGCGCAGTGGGCGAAACAAGCCAACTTAGCGGGTATTTTTACTTGGGAACTTTCGGGCGATCCAAGTGGTAAGTTGGTCGATGCGATGTACACCGAAATGCAACAAAAATAG
- the moeA gene encoding molybdopterin molybdotransferase MoeA, producing MGCCDAPGLMPIEDALEKMLSGIKPIQTTLKLPLAEALGFVLAEDVLSPIHVPPFANSAMDGYAIRLADLKPNKPLPLAGKSFAGQPFEGEWQENSCIRIMTGAKIPEGCDAVIMQENTQVSETGIVIQQCQIKPNENIRPIGDDIRCGDLVLAKGTRLTPRDIPMIASLGISHVTVVRKPKVAFFSTGDELKSLGEPLLEGEIYDSNRYGIKPLIENFGCEAIDLGIIPDCPETLRKTFDTAQSLADVVVTSGGVSVGEADYTKDILQELGEIGFWKLAIKPGKPFAFGKLRTAWFCGLPGNPVSAIVTLYVLVQPMLAKLAGHSQWKAPESIHAITQSAFKKSPGRTDYQRGVYRIENGQFVVESTGNQSSGAFRSMSLANCFVVLERERGRVEAGETVTIQPFNSTMY from the coding sequence ATGGGCTGTTGTGATGCACCAGGCTTAATGCCTATTGAAGATGCGCTGGAAAAAATGCTTTCCGGTATTAAACCAATTCAAACAACGTTGAAACTTCCTCTCGCTGAAGCACTGGGTTTTGTGCTCGCCGAAGACGTTCTTTCCCCTATTCATGTTCCACCATTTGCCAATTCCGCCATGGATGGTTATGCAATTCGTCTCGCCGATCTTAAACCAAACAAACCGCTTCCTCTTGCGGGAAAGTCCTTTGCTGGTCAACCATTTGAAGGGGAATGGCAGGAGAATAGTTGTATTCGCATCATGACTGGTGCGAAGATCCCTGAAGGCTGCGACGCGGTGATCATGCAAGAAAACACCCAAGTGAGTGAGACAGGTATTGTTATTCAGCAGTGTCAGATTAAACCCAACGAGAACATCCGCCCTATCGGTGATGACATCCGCTGTGGCGATCTCGTGCTCGCGAAAGGCACTCGACTCACCCCGCGTGATATTCCGATGATCGCTTCGCTTGGCATCAGCCATGTCACTGTGGTGCGCAAACCGAAAGTGGCGTTTTTCTCTACCGGAGATGAGCTGAAATCATTAGGTGAGCCTTTGTTGGAAGGCGAGATTTACGACAGCAATCGCTACGGCATTAAACCGCTGATTGAGAATTTCGGTTGCGAAGCCATCGATCTTGGCATTATTCCCGATTGCCCCGAAACCCTGAGAAAAACCTTTGACACGGCGCAATCTTTGGCAGATGTCGTGGTGACATCAGGTGGGGTGAGCGTCGGTGAAGCGGACTATACCAAAGACATTTTGCAAGAGTTGGGCGAGATCGGTTTTTGGAAGCTGGCGATTAAGCCGGGCAAACCATTCGCTTTTGGCAAACTTCGCACCGCTTGGTTTTGTGGCCTGCCCGGCAATCCGGTGTCTGCCATCGTCACCTTGTACGTGCTGGTGCAGCCAATGCTCGCCAAGCTGGCTGGTCACTCACAATGGAAGGCGCCAGAATCCATTCACGCCATCACTCAAAGCGCCTTCAAAAAGTCACCGGGTCGAACCGACTATCAGCGTGGCGTCTATCGCATCGAAAATGGCCAATTTGTGGTAGAAAGTACCGGAAATCAAAGTTCAGGTGCGTTTCGTTCTATGAGCTTGGCCAACTGTTTTGTCGTCTTAGAACGTGAGCGCGGCCGCGTCGAAGCGGGAGAGACCGTCACCATTCAACCGTTTAATTCGACAATGTACTAG
- the tal gene encoding transaldolase: MSNKLEQLRKLTTVVADTGEIDAIKKYQPEDATTNPSLILKAAQIAEYAPLIDASIEYAKTQSDDKTQQIQDTCDMLAVNIGKEILKTIPGRISTEVDARLSYDMEGSVAKARQLVKMYNDAGITNDRILIKLASTWEGIRAAEILEKEGINCNLTLLFSFAQARACAEAGVFLISPFVGRIMDWYKAKEGRDFEASEDPGVLSVTKIYNYYKEYGYKTVVMGASFRNIGEILELAGCDRLTIAPALLAELEAAEGEVVEKLVDSEGSAERPAAMTHAEFLWEHNQDPMAVEKLAEGIRNFAVDQGKLEAMIEAKL, translated from the coding sequence ATGAGCAACAAGTTAGAGCAACTTCGCAAGCTAACCACTGTGGTAGCAGACACTGGTGAAATTGATGCAATCAAAAAATACCAACCAGAAGATGCAACAACAAACCCTTCTCTGATTCTTAAAGCTGCTCAAATCGCTGAGTATGCGCCTCTGATCGATGCTTCTATCGAGTATGCAAAAACTCAAAGCGATGACAAAACGCAGCAGATCCAAGACACTTGTGACATGCTTGCAGTAAACATCGGTAAAGAAATCCTAAAAACTATCCCAGGTCGTATCTCTACAGAAGTTGATGCTCGCCTATCTTACGATATGGAAGGCAGCGTAGCGAAAGCACGCCAACTAGTGAAAATGTACAACGATGCTGGCATCACTAACGACCGCATCCTTATCAAACTTGCGTCTACTTGGGAAGGTATCCGCGCAGCTGAAATCCTAGAGAAAGAAGGCATCAACTGTAACCTGACTCTTCTATTCTCATTCGCTCAAGCGCGTGCTTGTGCAGAAGCGGGCGTATTCCTAATCTCTCCATTCGTTGGCCGTATTATGGACTGGTACAAAGCGAAAGAAGGCCGCGACTTTGAAGCATCAGAAGATCCAGGCGTACTGTCTGTAACTAAGATCTACAACTACTACAAAGAGTACGGCTACAAAACGGTTGTTATGGGCGCAAGCTTCCGTAACATCGGCGAGATCCTAGAACTTGCTGGTTGTGACCGTCTAACTATCGCTCCTGCTCTACTTGCAGAACTAGAAGCAGCAGAGGGTGAAGTTGTAGAGAAGCTTGTAGATTCGGAAGGTTCTGCAGAGCGCCCTGCAGCAATGACTCACGCTGAGTTCCTGTGGGAGCACAACCAAGACCCAATGGCAGTAGAGAAGCTTGCAGAAGGTATCCGCAACTTCGCTGTAGACCAAGGCAAACTAGAAGCAATGATTGAAGCTAAGCTTTAA
- a CDS encoding sugar-binding transcriptional regulator yields MSGSNQEISIENTDLLTEISVAYYQDGATQEEISKKFSVSRAKVGRMLKQARDEGIVEITVKYHPVFSAKIEQRLIERFGVKRALVALDQPSEEAQRQQVAGLVSNYLTSTLKNGMVVSVGQGRNVSAVAHHVGVITPRDCKFVCGIGGIHPRGGMFNADHICRQLAKKYGGTSETLYAPAYAENREQKRAFMQNATVKQTLDLARKADIALVGIGDMSENSYMVDLGWFTPDEVVQSRLQQGVVGDFAGYDFFDIHGNVANTVMSDRVIGLGIEEFRPISEVIAIAAENSKPLALLGALRTGAVDVIATSVSNALTVLNLDEQMQGRQA; encoded by the coding sequence ATGAGCGGTTCAAACCAAGAGATATCGATTGAAAATACAGATTTATTGACTGAAATTTCCGTTGCCTACTATCAAGACGGGGCGACTCAGGAAGAGATCTCCAAGAAATTTTCAGTGTCGCGCGCAAAAGTGGGGCGGATGCTCAAGCAAGCGCGAGACGAGGGGATTGTTGAAATTACCGTCAAATATCATCCAGTGTTTAGCGCCAAAATTGAGCAACGTTTGATCGAGCGTTTTGGCGTAAAGCGTGCATTGGTGGCGTTGGATCAACCCAGCGAGGAAGCACAGCGTCAGCAGGTGGCTGGCTTAGTGTCGAATTACCTGACCAGCACGTTGAAAAATGGCATGGTGGTGTCGGTTGGGCAAGGGCGAAATGTCTCTGCGGTTGCGCACCACGTTGGTGTCATTACCCCGCGTGACTGCAAATTTGTCTGTGGCATTGGCGGCATTCACCCACGCGGAGGTATGTTTAACGCGGACCATATTTGTCGCCAGTTGGCAAAAAAATACGGTGGCACTTCAGAAACTCTCTATGCGCCTGCGTACGCCGAAAACCGTGAGCAGAAACGTGCATTTATGCAAAATGCGACAGTAAAACAGACGCTTGATCTGGCGAGAAAAGCGGATATTGCTCTGGTTGGTATTGGTGATATGAGCGAAAACAGCTATATGGTTGATTTAGGATGGTTCACGCCCGATGAAGTGGTGCAATCTCGTTTGCAGCAAGGTGTGGTGGGGGATTTTGCTGGCTACGATTTCTTTGATATTCATGGCAACGTCGCCAACACCGTCATGAGTGATCGCGTGATTGGCTTAGGGATAGAAGAGTTTCGTCCCATCTCTGAAGTGATTGCGATTGCGGCGGAAAACAGTAAGCCATTAGCGCTGCTTGGTGCACTGCGTACTGGCGCTGTCGATGTGATTGCCACCAGTGTGAGTAATGCCCTCACTGTGCTGAATTTAGATGAGCAGATGCAAGGTCGGCAAGCTTGA
- a CDS encoding EAL domain-containing protein, with product MSLNWAFFQESLSRRFIFITLLLLIAVQAISLTLVNITVDKHVREEIRQSLEVSKRVWNQLLAQSNSMLQESAEVLASDFGFRSAVATQDQSTIASALLNNAQRINASIAILIDANWQLKAASSEAVLLDDTSVYKEIIQRFDKQKPFQLMMYNGKPTQFVLAPVHAPRVIGYVLLGFDIDQERILQASQLAGIEIALLSSSTGEKTINVVASSEAIADYFRSQNSSMAQDDHSLQDIVINQEVFISGVISEQTSTQHWVHVVFLESLPKASEKFNQLSTQYLTVSGVGIIFFTLAIFALSHRTIKPLITLTEATTELEKGNFSSEIEGTDRLDEIGQLARGFDKMRTSIEDQRETITQLAYFDPLTRLPNRLNFKQKLSEAMASNTLKQISVITLNLDRFKQVNDVLGYEVGDRVLKTVAKRLSDTAHTRPAITAHVSGDEFSVMLETSHQTPFEAAQQLKHCLDDAFEIEGTHIDLSVSIGIASWPKDATDPDALIHASQIAMYAAKSKKEQIVVYSQALVTAAPQNLSLLSELRRAVRENELRVFLQAKVETKSSLVAAAEALIRWQHPSKGMIAPYQFVPFAEQTGFVREITKWVIREVVSQWHNVQPLQGQMVISINLSTWDLMTGQLPAFLDSQLNEFKVPAEGICLEITESAIMEDPKVAQQTLNELAKMGFHLSIDDFGTGYSSLGYLKQLPVNELKVDKSFVLNMIENNNDRIIVSSTIELAHNLGLRVVAEG from the coding sequence GTGAGTCTAAACTGGGCATTTTTCCAAGAGAGTCTATCTAGGCGCTTTATTTTTATCACTTTGTTACTGCTGATTGCTGTGCAGGCCATCAGCCTTACTTTGGTTAATATAACCGTGGACAAGCATGTTCGCGAGGAAATCAGACAGTCATTAGAAGTATCAAAACGCGTTTGGAATCAATTGTTGGCACAATCTAATTCTATGTTACAAGAGAGTGCAGAAGTGCTCGCTTCCGACTTCGGTTTTCGCTCTGCCGTCGCCACGCAAGATCAAAGCACCATTGCCTCCGCGCTGTTAAATAACGCCCAGCGCATCAACGCTTCCATCGCCATTTTGATTGATGCTAACTGGCAGCTAAAAGCCGCTTCTTCTGAGGCTGTTTTGCTAGACGACACGTCAGTCTATAAAGAGATTATTCAACGTTTTGACAAGCAAAAGCCCTTTCAACTGATGATGTACAACGGCAAACCGACCCAGTTTGTCCTAGCTCCAGTGCATGCTCCGCGAGTGATCGGCTACGTTTTGTTGGGTTTCGATATTGACCAAGAACGCATTTTACAAGCTAGCCAACTGGCGGGGATTGAAATTGCCCTTCTCTCTTCATCAACAGGTGAAAAAACCATCAACGTCGTGGCCAGTTCAGAGGCCATTGCTGACTATTTTCGTTCGCAAAACAGCAGCATGGCACAAGACGATCACTCACTTCAGGATATAGTGATCAATCAAGAAGTTTTCATCAGTGGGGTAATCAGCGAACAAACCTCGACACAGCATTGGGTTCATGTGGTCTTCCTGGAATCTTTGCCAAAGGCCAGCGAGAAATTTAACCAACTTTCCACACAATATCTGACGGTGAGTGGTGTTGGCATTATTTTCTTCACTTTAGCCATTTTTGCCCTGTCTCACAGGACCATAAAGCCGTTAATTACCCTGACTGAAGCCACGACTGAACTTGAGAAAGGTAATTTCTCCTCCGAGATTGAGGGGACGGATCGCCTCGATGAGATCGGCCAACTCGCCCGGGGTTTCGACAAAATGCGCACTAGCATCGAAGATCAGAGAGAGACCATCACTCAACTGGCTTACTTCGATCCCCTGACCCGTTTGCCAAACCGTCTCAATTTTAAACAAAAACTCAGCGAGGCAATGGCGTCTAATACGTTGAAGCAAATTTCCGTTATTACGCTAAACCTCGATCGCTTCAAGCAAGTAAATGATGTGCTCGGCTATGAAGTGGGCGATCGTGTACTCAAAACCGTTGCCAAGCGTTTAAGTGACACGGCACACACACGCCCAGCCATAACGGCTCATGTTAGTGGCGATGAATTTTCCGTGATGCTGGAGACCTCCCACCAAACACCTTTTGAAGCCGCGCAGCAACTGAAGCACTGTTTGGATGATGCGTTTGAAATCGAAGGAACGCACATTGATCTCAGTGTGTCGATCGGTATAGCGTCTTGGCCAAAAGATGCCACCGATCCTGATGCGCTTATCCACGCCTCACAAATTGCCATGTACGCTGCGAAATCGAAAAAAGAGCAGATCGTGGTTTACAGCCAAGCCTTGGTGACGGCAGCGCCACAAAACTTATCACTACTTTCTGAGTTACGCCGAGCAGTGCGAGAAAATGAACTGCGAGTTTTCCTGCAAGCTAAAGTGGAGACAAAATCCTCGCTAGTAGCCGCCGCTGAAGCCTTGATTCGTTGGCAACATCCCAGTAAAGGTATGATCGCACCCTATCAGTTTGTTCCCTTCGCCGAACAGACTGGCTTCGTGCGTGAAATTACTAAATGGGTGATTAGAGAGGTCGTCAGCCAGTGGCATAACGTGCAACCGCTGCAAGGACAGATGGTCATCTCGATTAACTTGTCGACTTGGGATCTCATGACAGGTCAGCTACCTGCTTTTCTTGATTCACAGTTGAACGAATTCAAGGTACCAGCTGAGGGTATCTGTTTAGAAATTACCGAAAGCGCCATCATGGAAGATCCGAAGGTTGCCCAACAAACCTTAAATGAGCTTGCCAAAATGGGCTTTCACCTTTCCATCGACGATTTTGGTACAGGATATTCGTCACTCGGCTATCTAAAACAGCTACCAGTCAATGAACTTAAAGTCGATAAATCTTTTGTCCTCAATATGATAGAGAATAACAACGACAGAATTATCGTCAGCTCCACCATTGAATTAGCGCACAATTTAGGGTTACGTGTTGTCGCAGAAGGGTAG
- a CDS encoding DUF4394 domain-containing protein, whose product MRSTKACLITLCLSFSFPLFAATSTADLPDTVWVVENYQQLLKINPRSPNSIETTLPVQGLASGEKIVGIDFRVARGDLYALSNQGRIFIINLSSGVATLVPGSKPTEPINDGHWGFDFNPAADKMRVVGKQNLNLRLHPDTGAIVDFDGKTLGTQMDPRLTYDQGDVNAAYTPDIVAAAYTYNPTNEKLTTNYAIDKQRGTLVMQGTKEGATPAVSPNLGVLYTIGGLGIEPIQDASLDISDIKNVALGTITTSASLPVKLVVIDLDTGLAKLLGHFPSGKTITGLAIEP is encoded by the coding sequence ATGCGCAGCACGAAAGCCTGTCTTATCACTCTCTGTCTATCATTCAGTTTTCCTCTCTTTGCGGCAACCTCAACAGCCGATTTACCCGACACAGTATGGGTGGTCGAAAACTATCAGCAACTCCTAAAAATCAATCCTCGCTCACCAAACTCGATAGAAACGACTCTGCCAGTGCAAGGATTAGCGTCGGGGGAAAAGATTGTCGGCATCGATTTTAGAGTTGCGCGCGGCGATCTCTATGCACTGAGCAATCAAGGACGCATTTTTATCATTAATCTCTCATCAGGTGTCGCAACGCTAGTACCGGGATCTAAACCGACTGAGCCGATCAACGATGGACATTGGGGGTTCGATTTTAACCCAGCAGCAGACAAGATGCGTGTGGTCGGAAAACAAAACCTCAATCTGCGCTTGCACCCTGACACTGGTGCTATTGTCGATTTTGATGGCAAAACGCTTGGCACTCAAATGGATCCAAGGCTCACTTATGACCAAGGTGATGTCAACGCAGCTTACACGCCAGATATTGTCGCTGCGGCCTACACTTACAACCCAACCAATGAAAAGCTCACCACCAATTATGCTATCGATAAGCAGCGCGGAACCTTGGTGATGCAAGGCACGAAAGAAGGAGCAACACCTGCCGTTTCTCCCAATCTTGGCGTTCTCTACACCATAGGTGGTCTTGGTATTGAGCCGATTCAAGATGCTTCATTAGACATTAGCGATATCAAGAATGTCGCGCTTGGAACCATCACCACATCAGCCAGCCTGCCAGTAAAGCTGGTAGTGATTGATCTTGACACGGGCCTCGCGAAACTGTTGGGTCACTTCCCGAGTGGTAAAACGATCACTGGCTTAGCAATTGAGCCCTAA
- the moeB gene encoding molybdopterin-synthase adenylyltransferase MoeB gives MEILSDQEMLRYNRQIVLRQFDFAGQEALKQSSVLILGAGGLGCASSQYLATAGVGKLTLIDDDVVELSNLQRQVLHHDADIGNKKVESAAQSLRELNPYLDVSTIDGRLDDKALAELIAQHDLVLDASDNVETRNQLNRLCFVARTPLVSGAAIRMEGQISVFLYQDAKQPCYQCLSALFGSSALSCVEAGVMAPVVGVIGAMQALEAVKVLANFGQPMVGKVLIFDAMTLSWREMKLTKLANCPVCQGQ, from the coding sequence GTGGAGATCTTATCCGACCAAGAAATGCTGCGTTATAACCGTCAAATTGTCTTGCGCCAGTTTGATTTTGCAGGGCAAGAGGCACTCAAACAGAGCTCAGTGCTGATACTGGGCGCGGGGGGTTTAGGTTGTGCGTCCAGTCAATATCTCGCCACCGCTGGCGTTGGAAAGCTCACCTTGATCGACGATGACGTGGTAGAGCTGTCTAACCTACAGCGTCAAGTTTTGCATCATGATGCTGATATCGGCAACAAGAAAGTCGAATCGGCAGCTCAATCGTTGCGTGAACTTAATCCATATCTTGACGTATCAACCATAGATGGTCGTTTAGACGACAAAGCGTTGGCCGAACTTATCGCCCAACACGATCTGGTGCTTGATGCCAGCGATAATGTCGAGACGCGCAATCAGCTCAATCGTCTGTGCTTTGTGGCAAGAACGCCGCTGGTTTCCGGTGCGGCAATCCGTATGGAAGGACAAATCAGCGTGTTCTTGTATCAAGATGCCAAACAACCTTGCTACCAGTGTTTGAGTGCACTGTTTGGCAGTAGCGCCTTAAGCTGTGTCGAAGCGGGTGTGATGGCACCCGTGGTAGGAGTTATTGGTGCGATGCAAGCTTTGGAAGCGGTCAAAGTGCTGGCGAATTTCGGTCAGCCCATGGTGGGCAAAGTATTGATATTTGATGCCATGACACTTTCTTGGCGAGAAATGAAACTGACGAAACTAGCCAATTGCCCTGTCTGCCAAGGCCAGTAA
- a CDS encoding methylamine utilization protein — MYKRQWWLSLLCFAASVTQATEIRVEVRKATGEPLENAVVFLKSDRLKSQLKPLSNAEMAQKNRAFVPGVLVITQGTAVDFPNRDTVRHHVYSFSPAKTFELKLYIDKPEQPVIFDQAGVVELGCNIHDNMLAWILVSETPVYTQTNQQGEAIFLGQIPEQYEIDVWHASLPYGSPFVTSSVTVDAEPILLRITMPDSGGRL, encoded by the coding sequence TTGTACAAAAGACAATGGTGGTTATCGCTGCTTTGCTTCGCCGCTAGCGTGACGCAAGCCACTGAGATTCGCGTGGAAGTTCGAAAAGCAACGGGAGAGCCGTTAGAAAACGCGGTGGTATTTCTAAAATCAGATCGATTAAAGAGCCAGCTAAAACCGTTGAGTAACGCAGAAATGGCACAGAAAAATCGTGCGTTTGTGCCCGGCGTGCTTGTAATTACCCAAGGAACTGCGGTTGATTTCCCCAATCGCGATACGGTTCGCCACCATGTTTACTCTTTTTCGCCGGCGAAAACTTTTGAACTTAAGCTCTACATCGACAAACCAGAACAGCCCGTTATCTTCGACCAAGCAGGCGTAGTTGAACTCGGTTGTAACATCCATGACAACATGCTGGCTTGGATATTGGTATCAGAAACGCCAGTCTATACACAAACCAATCAACAAGGTGAGGCTATTTTTCTCGGTCAAATTCCAGAGCAGTATGAGATTGATGTTTGGCATGCCAGCCTACCATATGGCTCACCGTTTGTGACTTCAAGCGTGACCGTCGATGCAGAGCCCATTTTACTTCGTATTACCATGCCAGATTCTGGAGGGAGATTGTGA
- the folE gene encoding GTP cyclohydrolase I FolE: MSGLSESAKLVKDALEKRGLETPMVPNQFSREEKKEKIEHHMREILALLELDLTDDSLEETPRRIAKMYVDEVFSGLDYQNFPKITVIENKMNVSEMVRVKDITLTSTCEHHLVTIDGKAAVAYIPRGKIIGLSKINRIVRFFAQRPQVQERMTQQILVALQTLLESDDVAVTIDATHYCVKSRGVMDATSETTTTALGGIFKSNPATRAEFLHGLR, encoded by the coding sequence ATGTCAGGTCTGAGCGAATCCGCTAAATTAGTCAAAGATGCGCTAGAAAAACGTGGTTTGGAGACACCCATGGTGCCAAACCAATTCAGTCGTGAAGAGAAGAAAGAGAAGATCGAGCATCATATGCGAGAGATTCTAGCTCTGCTTGAACTGGATTTGACCGATGACAGTTTAGAAGAAACGCCTCGCCGCATCGCCAAAATGTACGTTGATGAAGTGTTCTCTGGGCTCGATTATCAAAACTTCCCCAAAATCACCGTGATTGAAAACAAAATGAATGTCAGTGAGATGGTGCGTGTCAAAGACATTACCCTCACCAGCACATGCGAACATCACTTGGTCACGATTGATGGTAAAGCGGCAGTGGCTTACATTCCGCGTGGCAAAATCATTGGTCTATCAAAAATTAACCGCATAGTTCGTTTTTTTGCTCAGCGTCCACAGGTGCAAGAGCGCATGACACAGCAGATTTTAGTCGCGTTGCAAACCTTGCTGGAATCCGATGATGTGGCGGTGACAATTGATGCTACTCACTACTGCGTGAAATCACGTGGGGTGATGGACGCCACCAGTGAAACCACCACCACCGCATTAGGTGGGATTTTCAAAAGTAACCCCGCAACTCGCGCAGAATTCTTACATGGCTTGAGATAA
- a CDS encoding sulfurtransferase — MTPLITAQELHNIKHQANVIILDASIDFTIPNAEQKILHKVITGARRFDYDHEFCDASSSLPHMMPNESTFNQKAQQLGLNQDSHIVVYDNAGTYASPRAWWMLKAMGHHNVQILNGGLRAWVEAGYPTQSDFEAASQKGNFHGTLDKTYFLSADNVLIHSNARSANIVDARSKERFHAQVAEPREGIRSGHIPGSVCLPFSHLMERGFIKPLSGLQAAFEPLPLVSDKPIIFSCGSGVTACILLLGAYLLNHRNLSVYDGSWTEWGSNSALPIEV, encoded by the coding sequence ATGACCCCTCTGATTACCGCGCAGGAACTACACAATATCAAACATCAAGCTAACGTGATCATTCTTGATGCCAGCATTGATTTCACCATCCCCAATGCCGAACAGAAAATTTTGCACAAAGTGATTACTGGAGCGAGACGTTTTGATTATGACCACGAGTTTTGCGATGCCAGCAGCTCATTGCCACATATGATGCCCAACGAAAGTACATTCAACCAAAAAGCGCAGCAGCTAGGTCTAAACCAAGATAGCCATATTGTGGTGTATGACAATGCAGGCACCTATGCATCACCACGCGCTTGGTGGATGCTCAAAGCGATGGGACATCACAATGTGCAGATTTTAAATGGTGGCCTACGCGCCTGGGTTGAAGCAGGTTATCCGACCCAGTCTGATTTTGAAGCGGCATCACAGAAAGGAAACTTTCACGGCACACTCGATAAAACTTACTTTCTTAGTGCTGATAATGTATTGATTCATAGCAATGCGCGTAGTGCCAACATTGTTGATGCTCGTTCAAAAGAGCGCTTTCATGCCCAAGTGGCTGAACCTCGTGAAGGCATCCGTAGCGGCCATATCCCAGGTTCGGTTTGTTTGCCATTTTCTCATCTGATGGAACGTGGTTTTATTAAACCTTTGTCTGGGTTGCAAGCTGCGTTCGAACCATTACCATTAGTAAGTGATAAGCCCATCATTTTCAGTTGTGGTTCCGGTGTCACTGCCTGTATTTTGTTGCTGGGCGCCTACCTACTGAATCACCGTAATCTTTCAGTGTATGACGGTTCATGGACTGAATGGGGTAGTAACTCTGCACTTCCGATTGAAGTTTAG